The region TTTCCGATAACATTGAGCGTATCAGGATAGAGTATTCCGGATGGGATAAGATGAACGATAACCTGCTCTCCGCCTACTTTCAAAGTATGTCCGGCATTGCTGCCGCCTTGAAATCGAACCACCACGTCTGCTCGACTGGTCAACAGGTCAACGATCTTCCCTTTGCCTTCGTCACCCCATTGAGTTCCAACTATGACAAGAGTTCCCAAAATTTCACGCCTTTCTATATCATTCTTGAAGGCCGAATAAGATCGGCCTGGGCGCCGACCGCGAGCTATTGATCCAAGATCACTTGCTTCACGGTCAGAATCCCGTCAATTTTTCGAATAGCATCCAGTGTGCCCTCTTCGGCCGGCGTGTCGATGTTTATGATCGACATGGCGCTCCCCCCCACACGATCGCGTGAAAGGTTCATCTGGGCTATGTTGATTCCGGCCGCGGCCAAAACGCCCGACATTCCGGCGATCATCCCCGGTATGTCCTTGTTGGTCACAATGAGCATTGGTCCCGCAGGCACCGCCTCTGTAACGAATCTGTCAATGCCGATTATTCGGGGTTCGTGGCCTATTCTACTGATCAGCGCGCCCTGCACACTTCGTAGGCTTCCATCCTTGGCTTTGACTCTGATCTCCAGGGCGGAACCGTGATTTGCGCTTTCCGTCAAGGTGGTCTGTGAAACCCGAATACCTCGGTCCCGAGCGATCATGGGCGCGTTAACCTGGTTGACCTCCTGGCCCTCAAATCCGGAGAGCAACCCAACCAGGGCCGCGTTTGTTATGGGCTCGAAATCCCACCCTGCAACTTCCCCACTGTAAATCATTTCCAGGTCCACAATGCCTTGCGGGGTCAAACCGGCTAAAAACTGGGCCAGCCTGCGCGCGAGATCCAGGTAAGGGCCTACCTTGAGGCTCAACTTCGCGTCCATCGTTGGCAAATTCACGGCATTTCTGGCCACGCCCTTCTCGAGGAAATCAATGATTTGTTCTGCGATTGCCACGGCCACGTTGATCTGAGCTTCGCTGGTGGATGCCCCCAGGTGAGGCGTGGTAACGACATTGGGGTGCATAACAAGAGGGTGCTTTTCAGGCGAGCCGGCCGCCAGCACATCAAGCGCGGCCGCTGCAACCTTTCCCGATTCCAATGCCGCCAACAAGGCATCTTCGTTGATGATGCCTCCGCGAGCACAATTGACTACGATGACCCCATTCTTCATGCTCGAGAAAGCATCCGCATCAACCATGTCCCGTGTGTCGTCATTCAGAGGCGTGTGCACGGTTATGACATCGGAACGCCGAAAGATCTCCTCCAGGTCGGCAAGAGTCACACCCATATTGGCGGCCGCTTCTTCGCTTGTAACAGGATCGTACCCCAGCACATTCATCTTCAATCCGCGTGAGGCTAATCTTGCCACCAGGCCTCCAACTTTGCCCAGGCCTATTATCCCGAGGGTCCGTCCGGTCATCTCTCGGCCCTGGAACTTCTTTTTCTCCCACTTCCCTTCTTTCATGGAGGCCACGGCTTGAGGTATGTGCCGGTGCGCGGCCATGATCATGGCTATGGAATGTTCCGCGGTAGCCATAGAGTTTCCGCCCGGAGTGTTCATCACCACTATACCTCGCCGCGTAGCCTCTACCACGTCCACGTTGTCCAATCCGGTGCCGGCCCTTCCCACTACCTTCAATTGCGTGGCGGCTTCGAGCACTTCTTTGGTCACCTTGGTAGCGCTGCGTATAACCAGGGCGTGGTAATCTCCCAGGATCGCTTTCAACTCATCCTGGCTAAGACCCATTTTCACGTCTACGGCAAAGCCCTCTCGCCCCGCGAATCGGTCAATCCCCTGCTGATGAACGTTGTCTGAAACAAGAATACGGTACATCAATCTAATCCTCTCCAGGTCAGGAGGATCAAGGAGGATCCATGAAAAACCGGACCTCGGCCGTGGGGCAAGTCCGTGAAAGACGCATTCGCATCCCCACGCGGCAAACGTTTCCGCACGTAGCAAAACATCCGCCTCGAACAGGCCCCCTGACGGGCAAGTCTCACCCGTTCTT is a window of Desulfomonile tiedjei DNA encoding:
- a CDS encoding phosphoglycerate dehydrogenase → MYRILVSDNVHQQGIDRFAGREGFAVDVKMGLSQDELKAILGDYHALVIRSATKVTKEVLEAATQLKVVGRAGTGLDNVDVVEATRRGIVVMNTPGGNSMATAEHSIAMIMAAHRHIPQAVASMKEGKWEKKKFQGREMTGRTLGIIGLGKVGGLVARLASRGLKMNVLGYDPVTSEEAAANMGVTLADLEEIFRRSDVITVHTPLNDDTRDMVDADAFSSMKNGVIVVNCARGGIINEDALLAALESGKVAAAALDVLAAGSPEKHPLVMHPNVVTTPHLGASTSEAQINVAVAIAEQIIDFLEKGVARNAVNLPTMDAKLSLKVGPYLDLARRLAQFLAGLTPQGIVDLEMIYSGEVAGWDFEPITNAALVGLLSGFEGQEVNQVNAPMIARDRGIRVSQTTLTESANHGSALEIRVKAKDGSLRSVQGALISRIGHEPRIIGIDRFVTEAVPAGPMLIVTNKDIPGMIAGMSGVLAAAGINIAQMNLSRDRVGGSAMSIINIDTPAEEGTLDAIRKIDGILTVKQVILDQ